The genomic region AGATCGGTGACACTGTTGTCCGGAGGTATTGGCACCGAGAGCTCCGGCGCCAGGGGATCAAGGGTTATGCTAAGGGTCCGGGTGGTCCGATTACCTGCCCCGTCGAGGGCGGAGAGAGTTACCGTGTTCGCCCCGACAGCGAGAGGGAGCGCGGAGCTGAAAGACGCTGCCTCGGCGGTCAGGTCCTCCCCGTTCACCGTGAGGGAGGCGATGCCGGAGGGATCGCTTGCTTGTCCCATGAGGTTGAGCACCGGGTTCGCGGTGACGGCGCCACCGGAAAGCGTCGACAGGGAGAGCGCCGGCGGCTCACCCTCGCTGGCCACCATGAGCGACTGTGAGACCGGTAAAGCGGCCTCGAAGTCGTTGTCGCCGCTCTGCAGGGCGGTGATGACGCAGGTACCGGCACCGACGATGGTGACCAGGTTCCCCGAAACGGCGGCTACGCTTGGGTCAGAGCTCGCATAGCTCACGGGCAGGCCGCTGGTGGCGGTTGCCGCCAGGGTGAAGGGAGGATCCCCGACCACCTTCTGGGCCAGCGAGGAAAAGACCACCCCCTGCCCGCTCTTGTGCACTACAAGGGTCTGCGATCTCTCCGGCGCCCCCTCGAGGTCCCCCGTTCCCAGCTGCGACGCCGTGATCACCGCGCTCCCGGCACCGGTTATAGTGATCACCTGCCCGTTCACCTGCGCCACCTCGGGGTTCGAACTCACGAGGGTCAAGGCGAGCCCGCTGCACGCGGAGGCGACGATCTCGAAGGGCGGGTCGCCGAAGGTCCGTTCCGGAATGGCAGGGAAGTAGATCTCCTGGCAGGATTTGAAGATCCGCAGTGTCCCGTTGACCGGGAGGAAGCGGTAGTTGTGCGCCGACAGCGTGCCGGCGGTTGCCGCGATGGGGTACTCCCCGATGCCGCTATCGAGGGTGGCGGCGGTGGAGAGCGAGGGACTCCCCGACAGGACGGAGGTCCCCTCCCCCTTGACGAACCCGTCGTAGCTGGCGGTGAGCGCTGGGTTCGGAGTCAGGTAAGCCCGGGCCTGATCGTCGGCTATGACCTTGAGAGGGGCCCTGGCAACGGTGAAGGGGACGCTGACGGCTGCCGCTGGATCGTAGTTGCCGTCCCCCACCTGCCAGGCGCTGATGGTGGTGGTCCCGGCACCGACAATGCGGATCTGGTTCCCCACGACGACGGCGACCTCCGGGGCTGAACTGGCATAGGTCAGCGGCAGACCGCTCGTGGAACTCCAACCGAGGCTGAAGTCCGGGTCGCCGTAGGTACGTTCCGCAATCGGGGAGAAGATGATCGATTGGCCGGACTTGGACACGTGCAGGCTGCCGTCGACCGGCACGAAGCGGTAGTTGCGGGCGGAGAGGGTGTTGACCGCTACGACGATAGGGTAGGTCCCGACGCCGCTATCGAGGGTGGCGCCGGTTGAGAGCGAGGGGCTACCCGACAGGACGGAAGTCCCCTCCCCCTTGACGAACCCCTTATGGCTCGCGGTGAGCGCCGGGTTCGGGGTCAGGTAGGCGCGATACTGGTCGTCGGCTATCACCCTGAGCGGCGCCTTCGCTACGGTGAAGGAGACCTTCACGTCTTCCGCCGGTTCGTAGTTGTCGTCCCCCTCCTGCGAGACGGTAATGGTGGCGGTCCCTGCGCCGACGATCCGGATCTCGTCTCCCGCCGCGACGGCGACAGCGGGATCGGAACTGGCATAGGTGACCGGCAGCCCGCTGGTGGCGTATCCGCCGGGGAAGAAGTCCAGGTCGCCGTAGGTCTTGTCGGTGATGTCACCCGGATCGATGGTCTGTGGCTGCTTGGCCGCAGTCGGGGTCAGGTAGAAGACGCGGATAGTCTCGACCATGGGGCCGGCCCCGCCCCTGTGGTTCGTTATGTACCCCCTGGCACGCAGGAAGCGGTTGGTAAGCGTGCCGGAAGCTGTCAGGTCGAGGCCGTTGCCGGTGAGTTCCCAGTTCGCCGTCCCCGGGACCCTCTCTACCGGCCCCAGGCTCTCCCAGGTCACCCCGTTCGTAGAATGCTCGAAGGTGACGCGGGCGAACTCCGGCCCCGCACCGCGCCGCTCCCACCGCACCGCCTTTCCGTCAGGCTGCACCACCACCTCCTGCGGCGCCCATCCGTCGCTGAATCGCTCCAACAACCGTTTCTGGGGATCGCCGTCCAAGCTGCGGAAGGCGCCCGCCAGCACCAGTTTCCCGTCCAGCTGCTTGCCGACCGCGTTCACCATGTTGAGGTTGTACTCGTCGCTGGTGCCTTTGAGGAAACCGTAGTCGAAGTCGGGGTCGAGCACCCCCTCCGGGCTAAGCCGGGCGATGTGCCATCTCGTAGCCGTGGTTTCCTTGCCGTCTTTGATCCTGTTGAACGTCCCGGATACCAACATGTTGCCGTCGGTCTGCACGGCGATCGCATAGAAGGAACCGTCTATCCCCCATCCGTCGGGCGTTTCGTAGATAGTCTCGACGTTGAAGGTGTCGTCTATGACGCCGCTGTCATCGACCCGGATAATGTGCCTGTTCCAGCTCTTCCCGTCGTCGCTGGTATAGGTGGAGGTGAAGGTTCCGGCTATCATCAGTTTGCCGCCGGCCGTCTGCTGAATGGTGTTGACCATGCCATAACCAAGCTGCAGCTCGGTGAAGGAGTCGTCTTTGGTCCCGTCGGCGTTCAGGCGCAGCACCACCCCCTGGGTGGTTCCCACCAGGATCTTATCCCCCTGCACCATGAGAGCGGTGATCTGCCCGCCGATCAGGGAAAGCGGCAAGGCGTAGACGTTGGCCGCAAAGGTGGCGTCCAGATCGCCTGCATGGTTCAGCTTCGCCAGGAAAAAACGGGGGATCAGCTCGATCTCGTTCTCCCAGTCCCACTCGGGATCGGAGCTGCCGCCGGCGATGAAATGGACCATCTCCGGCGTTTGGTCCGGGAGCGTGTTCCCCGTCGGCATCATCCCGACTGCACGGGTCACCCACAGACCGGGTCTCCCGCCCCCCTCGGTCAGCAGGTTTATCCTCGAGTTGAAATCGGCATCTAGAGAGCCATCGGATTTAAGGCGGAGCACCGATCTTTGCAGCACCCCGTCTATGTCGCCGAACTGTCCGGTGACGAGGAGGTCTCCGTTTAGATAGGGAGCTATCACCAGCACGCCGTTACCCAGGTTGAGGTCCCCCGGCGGGGAGCTATCGAGGCTCCAGTCCGTTTTCAGCCTGGCAAAGCGTGCCCTCAACTCGTCCCCTATGTTGCTGAAGAGCCCGCCGATGTCGATGCTGCCGTCCTGGTGGGCGTAGAAGGTGAGAATATCGGCGCCTAAATCCTCCGTTCCGAAGAGCGAGACTATCGTGGTGCCGATCGCGATGGCGTCGTCGTCCAGGCCCCCCTCCGGGTAGAAGCGCGCCAGTTTCGTGCGGGGCCTGCCGGCGGCGTTGTGGAAGTCGCCGGCGATGAGGATCTTGCCATCCAACTGCACCAGGGCCGCATGCACCTTGAGGTCCGCGTTCGGGTCGAAGCCGGGATCCAGGGAGCCGTCCATATTGAGCCGGGCCGCGTGGTTGCGGGCGGGAGCAGGAAGGGCCGGGGTGAACACGCCGCCGGCCAACTCCGGTTTCGCGATCTTGGTGAATTCCCCCCCGATGACGATCTTGCCGTCGGGCTGCAGCGCGACGGCGGCGACGCTGCCGTCGGGAGCGGGGTCGAGGTCGTCTATGGTCCCGTTGTCGCTGGTGCGCGCCAGGTGCTCGCGGGGGTGGAATATCTTCGCAGCGCCGATCGCGATGCCGGTGAACTCCCCCCCTATCACCAGCCGGCCGTCCACCTGCACCGCCAGCGCCCGGACCGCCCCGTTTGGATAGGCGTAGAAGCCGGGATCCGGCAGACCGGTACTGGTGAAACGGGCCAGATACCCGGTGAAACTTCCACCCGCGACCAGCTTCCCGTTTTGCAGGGCGATGGTGAAAACTTCGCCGCCGCTCACCCCGCCCGAAAAGCCGGATTTGAGACTCCCGTCGTCGAGCGAGATAGTGGCGATGTTGCCGCAGGGGGAGGTATGGGAGACCTCGCTGAAGCTCCCGCCCACGATGATGTCGCTGGAGCCGGGGGGCAGGACCAGCGCGTTCACCACTGCCGCGGGCGAGGTGAGCGGGTCGAAGCTCTCCAGAGTACCGTCGCCGCTTCTGATGCGGGCCATGGCGTTGCGATCCACGTCCCCCTCCGGTGTCGCGATCTTCTGGAACGCTCCCCCGATCACGATGGAGCTCTGGGCGGCATCGGCCTGGTTCCACTGGATGGCGATGGCGTTCACGCTCCCCTGCGGGTTGTGATTGAGGGATGGGTCAAGAGTGCCGTCGGTGTTCAACCGGGCCAGGTTCACCCTGGTGGTCTCGGGAGTGCCGCCGGTCAGGGTGAAGGAGCCGCCGATGATCACCTTGCCGTCCCAGGGCTGCACCGCGATCGACCGGATCCCGGCGCCGCTTATCTTGACGCTGCTGTAAATGTCGAAGCCGTCGCGCAACGACGAGACGGCGGCCTGGGCGCGACCGGGGCAAAGCGAGATAAAGAGTAAAAGCAGCAGGATCAAAAGCGGCCTTGGCTTCATCTTGTTGTCTCCGTTTTCCAAGGGTCAGCGTTCCTGAATGTGGATGATCTTCTTCAGCGGACGCAGCCCGCTGTTGGTCACAAGCTTGATGCCGCCGGGCTTGCCGTCCACTCCGCCGGTGCGCCTGTTGTCCTTCTGCGTGAACCCTCCTCCCAGGTCCATAGGCTGGAGGGCGCCTGTCGCCACTCGCACCAGCGCTCTCCCCTTTACGAGGCCATTCGGCACCTCAAGACCGGTGTTGTAGGTGACGCGCCAGAGCGAGGAGGCGCCGAACTGGCAGGGGTTGTAGCTGGGCTTAAAGGTGCTGAAGAAGACGGCCCCGCTGGTGCTGGCAGTCGCGGTGGTAAGGAGCCTCTCGTCCCCCAGCTCGCCTGAACCGCCATCCAGGGCGATGCGCCATCCCGGATCCTCCGGTTTAACCTTCTTCTCCAGGGTCCCGTCACTTTGGTCCACCAGCGCGGAGGCAAGAACTTTTGTCTTCTCTCCCGGCTGGGTAAGGCAGGTTGCGTCGAACCTGTCCTGTTTCGAGGTTCCCTCCACCTTCGGATAACAGGGTTCCTTCACCCCGTACAGGGCGAGCCTCCGGTTCTCCGGCGCCTTTAGGTCGTCTTCCTTGAAGAAGTACCTCCCCCCCCCGAAGAAAAGCCATAGGTTCTGCTTACTGCGGTCCTGAAGCCGGGCTATACCGCTGGTTACCGGGCCGATGCCGTCCATGAGCGGGTTCCAGACCCAGTCGGCTGGATTGGAACTCTCCTTGGTGGCAATCCGCCCCACCCCCCCGTCGCTCCAAAGCTCCTTGGTCCCGAGCCTCTTGGTGTAGCCTACGTAGAGGGCGTCGTCCTGGTAGTTGCCGGGGTTGGTGGTGGGTGAGAACGGGTGCCATTTGTCTGCGTCGATCCCTCCCCCGCTCAAGGAGCCGGCAAAGGCCTCCGCAATCCCGGTATCGATGGTCCGCAAAGGGGTTCCGGTGGCAAGATCAAGGACGAAGAACCTGAGGGGCTGGCTGGAGTGCCCGAGAAACTGCTGCGAAGCTGTGTCGATCGGACCGGTCGGCCCTGAGCCCAACACAGCGAACCACTTGTCGCCAGAGCGAAGGATGGCGCTGCCGGCCGTGGCGAAGCCAAGCCGCGGATCGCTGAACTCCCAGAGCAGCTTCGGAGCTTCCGGGTCGGTGACATCCAGGGCGAAGTAGGAGGAATATCCTACCTTGTCGGAGGCGGTGGCGGAGGGCAAGGTAACGCAGTCTTTACCACTGGCGCAACTCGCCCCCCCAAGCCCCATCCCCCCGATGAGAACGGTACGCCAACTGTCGATACCAGCACCGCTGCCGATCCGGACATCGGCAAGGGTGAGGCCGCCGTCGACGTAGTAGAGGTGGCGGTAGTTGGGATGGCCCAGGTACTTGAGGTAGGGAAGCGCGTTCTTGGGGACGAAAGCCCACTCCTCCCGGCCCAGGCTATCCCCCTCAAGACGAGCCACGGTGTCCCCGGTGACGTTGGGAGCGAGCGTCCCCAGCCGGAACGCGTGCAGCATCCCGTCGTTGGCCCCCACGTACACCATGCCGCGATCTTTATAGGACTCGGTGCCTATGAATTCACCGTAGGTTGTGTCGCCGTACCCCCTGGGCACCGGCAGGTGATAGCTCCCCAGCGGCACCGCGGACTGCATCTGCGGGGAAGAGGAGATGATGTCACCCAGCTTCCAGACCGAGGCATGATCCTGGTTCACCCCCGGCACGACCACGCTGCGGCTTCTGTACCCGGGGATATTTGCTCCCCTGACGTAGTTGATTATGTTGTTTGCTTCCTGCTCACCGGATGCCTGCAAAAGATCGTTGATCCCGGCACGGTTCGAGGATGTGTCGAGGCCTGTGCTGGTGAAATCGACGAGTTCCCCCGAGAGCTGGGTGTATATGGTGCGATGCGACGAGCTCCTAAGCCAAAGGCTCCGCCCGGCCCGCCAAAGGCTGCGCAGGTCGTCCGGCGAGACCTCGGCAGGCTGGTCGGTGATGAATCTGTCCTCGTGTGCGGGGTTACTGTCGCCGATGCCGTCGCCGTTGCTGTCCTTGAGGAGATAGGCATGGCTTTCGTTTCTGGAGCTGTCGAAAACGAAGTTCACCACCAGGTTTTCCTTGAGCTTCAGCGTCTTTTGCTCCGGTGTGTCCTCCCTGACGGTGCTCCCCTCCCCGGTCATGCTCCCGAGCAGCGGATCGATGTAGTACCAAAGCGCCTGCATCTCGCCGATCCAGGCAGCGGACGTCTTCCCACCGTCGAAGCTCTTCAACGGGTGAAACTCGTCCTGCAGATAAAGGGCACCGTTGCGCTCGCCGGTAGAGAGCATGGCGGGCGAGGTGCCGGAGCCTCCCGCTATGTCCTGCATCATCCCGCGCAGCGCCTTTTCCAACGTCTCCAGGTCCTGGGCGTTGGCGATCTTCCCCCCACCGTTGAGGGCGGTGAGCTGCATCATTTTCTCAGCCACGCTCTCATCGCCCAGGCACACGCCGGTTTTGTCCCGGGACGCGCAGGGGGGGCCGGTATAGACCACGTAGGTGGAGATGTAGTCCTTGTTGGATGCCGGCACCTGCGAGAAGTCGGCAAGGCTCCTGTTCCTGGCAATCCAGGCGAGGTCATCCAGGTTGTAGCTCCCCTGGAACAGGGGAAGTGGATCGCCGGAGACAGTCGTCTTCGAGTCGGGCATCCCTCCTCCGTTCCCCCAGCGCGTCACCGCGTCGGCGACGAAATCGTTCACCGCCTTATGGCGATCGGCTGAAGAGGTCCCGTCGGTGAGGATGAGGACGTTGTTCTTTTGGCAGCTGTAGTTGGAGGGGCTCGTCCTGAAATCCCCACTTTGCAGGCGCATGTCGGTGCGGCCAGAGAAGTAGCCCATTGCGTTGTAAAAGGATTCAGCAAGAGGGGTCCAGGCATCGGCCCTGATCCGGTCGAGGGTCGCGATCAGCCCGGAGCTGTGATCCCCTACGTTGGAGTCGACGGCGGCGGCGATCCTCCCCCCGTCGCTTCCCGCAGGAAGTTCAACGCAGCCGTACCCCGGGTCGCAATCGGCGGAGCTAACACACGTGCTTCCAGAGTCCACTCCCGACTTCAGGCAGTGCTTGACCTTTCGGCAGGGGATCGCCCCAAAGGGGACCTCCTCCGCCTTGCACTCGGAAGCGGCACCGCTGTCGTTAAAGATCATGGCTCCGAAGTTGATGGCGGAGGCAAATTCCTGGATCACCCCGGACGGCGCCGAAGGGACCACGACCCGTGCCTGCAGCGTCGCCGTCACCGCCCCCAGGTTCAAAAGCCCCAACTCCAGGAGGTATGCGGGGACTTCCATGTTTCCCGACATACTCGCGCTGTCCAGCGGATCGGTGGCGGGCGCCTTTTTTATCGCCTCACGGCAGAACTCGCGTGCCTCGTTTTCCGCCCCCACTCCGCCGCTTATGCCGTGCCCGTCCCAGAACTCACCCAGGTAGCCCGATTCGTCTAGGTAACGCGGATGCTTGATATTTCTGCCGCAGATACGGTCATAGGCCCCGGGAATCAGGCTTATTCTTTCAGGTTGCTGGTGATAGATGTTGTAGATCCTGAGGTTGCAGTCGCCCGCGATGACGGGGTTGAAGACCTTGGTGGGGTCGAGAAAACAGTTGGCCATGGCGTCGTTGTAGGTCTTATAGGCGCTGGGAATGTCTTTGCCATCTTGACTTTTTCCCTCCCACCAGTTGCTTTCTCCCAGGCAGTTCGCCCCTCCCTTGCGGAGCAGATTCTTGTTCCCTGCCTGGAAATCGCTCACCGCCTTGGCGCACTCCTTCACGTTGTACTGCTTGTCATAGACCTCGATCCTGGTCAGTCCGCCAGCATGCTCAGCGTCCAGATAGTCAGGATCGGTGGCGGCAGGGCCACGCACCGCGAAGGTGACCTGGGGGGCATCCGAGGTAATCTTCATGTACTTCTCCCCCCGGCAGCCGCGGCTTTCAGCCAGAAGCATCCCGGAGCCTGCGGCCGCCAGATATTTCCCGCCGGTCAGCACCTTTTTTTCCAGGTCCAGCTTGGACATGGTCAGCCAGTTGAGGAACCTGCCGCTGGCGAGGAAGCGGTTCACGGTGCGATTTTTTGCCGGAGCAACGGCAGGCGCCATACCGACACAGAGGTAGCCGTTGTCCACCGTGTCGCACCCCGCCGGCAGCGTGCCGGCGGATGCCTTGAAGCTGCCGGAAATGAAGTCGTAGCTGTAGACAGTACCTTCCTCGAAGTATCCGGGGTAGGAGTTGGCGTTGGAGTAGGTGTCGTCGATGCAGTAGGCGCTGGGGTCCGTATATGCGAGATCGTAGAGGCTCCCGGAATTGTCCAGCATGAGCAGCAGGTTGGGCTTTACCCCGGCTCCCGCCGAAGGGGGGACGCTGCACCAGGGCAGTCCCGGAAAAGCTTCGGCCGCAAGGAGTTTCCCCGCGGCCGCCAGCAGGCAGAGATTCAGGATGCAGAGCCAAAAAAGGATGCGCGGCAACGCGCTGGGCACTCTACCTTTTCTCATGACGCTCCCTCTTATCAGGACGCTACCGGCCCGGCGGTTCCCATTAGGAACAGAGTCGGCCGGACCTTAAATTATAATTTTCTAAGCATAACAGCCATAATCGGAAAAAAAAGTTGCAGCAACTCTAATTTGACACGCCACCTGAGCGGGTTAACATACAACTAGCTGGATTATCGAGCCGGAAACCTTCTGCCTCGCGAGCCACCCCACCGCAGATCGTCTCCGTTCATAGAACCGGTCCAAGGCCGGATGGAGCTGGGACATGAAAGATCTTCAGCAGTGGCGCGACGGCGACAGTTTCGGAGATTTGCTGAAACGGCGGGGGGTGACACGGCGAGAATTTCTCACCTTCTGCGGCAAGATGGCGGCGCTCATCGGCGTCGGCGGGGTCTTCGGGGGAAGCAAGACCGCATTTGCGCAGGAGCTCGCGGGGAGGCTTGAGGCGGCACGGCGCCCGAGCGTGGTCTACCTGCAGTTGCAGGAGTGCACCGGCTGCGTCGAGAGCCTGCTCCGCTCGGCGAGCACCCCGGTCGAGGAACTGGTCCTGGAACAGATCTCGCTCGACTACAACGAGCTCCTGATGGCTCCCTCGGGAGAGGCGGCCGAACAGGCGCTCGCCTCAGCGCAGACAAAGCCGCACCTCCTCTTGGTGAACGGCTCGGTGCCGCTTAAAGACGGTGGCGTCTACTGCACCATCGGCGGCCGCTCCGCGCGCGACGTATTGGAGCGTGCCGCGGCCAACGCCACAGCGGTCGTCGCCATCGGTGCCTGCGCCGAGTACGGCTGCGTCCAGGCAGCCTCCCCCAACCCCACCGGCGCGGTGGGAGTAGCGGACGTGATCAGGGACCGCCCCGTGGTGAACATCAGCGGCTGTCCCCCCATCGCCGAGACCATCAGCGCCACCCTCACCTATTTCCTCGCCTATGGCCACACCCCTCCGCTCGACGGGCTAGGGCGCCCGCTTTTCGCATACGGCCAGCGCATCCACGACAAGTGCCCGCGGCGCGCAAGCTTCGACGCAGGGCAGTTCGCCGAGCGCTTCGACGACCAGAACGCCCGCCTGGGGCACTGCCTCTACAAGCTGGGGTGCAAGGGCCCCGCCACCTTCGCCCCCTGCGCCACCATCGAATGGAACGATGGGGTGAGTTTCCCCATCAAGGCCGGACACCCCTGCCTTGGCTGCACCGAGCGCCACTTCTACGACCGCATGACCCCGTTCTACCGGCGCCTCCCCGGCATTACCGTCCCGGGGCTCGGCGTGGAGGCCACCGCCAACACCATCGGCGTTGCGGCCGTCGCAGCCTCGGTCGCCGCGGTCGCGGTCCACTCCGCGGCAACCGTGATAGCCAAGCACCGGGCCCGCCGGGCCGAACCCGAAAGCCTGCCGCTGGCGGTACTGGGGGACCGGGAAGAACCAGGCGTTAAGCAGAAGGAAAAGGAGAAGGATTCCTAAGCAAATCCCCCCTGTCCCCCCTTCGCAAAGGGGGGACAGTCA from Citrifermentans bremense harbors:
- a CDS encoding pilus assembly protein, which produces MRKGRVPSALPRILFWLCILNLCLLAAAGKLLAAEAFPGLPWCSVPPSAGAGVKPNLLLMLDNSGSLYDLAYTDPSAYCIDDTYSNANSYPGYFEEGTVYSYDFISGSFKASAGTLPAGCDTVDNGYLCVGMAPAVAPAKNRTVNRFLASGRFLNWLTMSKLDLEKKVLTGGKYLAAAGSGMLLAESRGCRGEKYMKITSDAPQVTFAVRGPAATDPDYLDAEHAGGLTRIEVYDKQYNVKECAKAVSDFQAGNKNLLRKGGANCLGESNWWEGKSQDGKDIPSAYKTYNDAMANCFLDPTKVFNPVIAGDCNLRIYNIYHQQPERISLIPGAYDRICGRNIKHPRYLDESGYLGEFWDGHGISGGVGAENEAREFCREAIKKAPATDPLDSASMSGNMEVPAYLLELGLLNLGAVTATLQARVVVPSAPSGVIQEFASAINFGAMIFNDSGAASECKAEEVPFGAIPCRKVKHCLKSGVDSGSTCVSSADCDPGYGCVELPAGSDGGRIAAAVDSNVGDHSSGLIATLDRIRADAWTPLAESFYNAMGYFSGRTDMRLQSGDFRTSPSNYSCQKNNVLILTDGTSSADRHKAVNDFVADAVTRWGNGGGMPDSKTTVSGDPLPLFQGSYNLDDLAWIARNRSLADFSQVPASNKDYISTYVVYTGPPCASRDKTGVCLGDESVAEKMMQLTALNGGGKIANAQDLETLEKALRGMMQDIAGGSGTSPAMLSTGERNGALYLQDEFHPLKSFDGGKTSAAWIGEMQALWYYIDPLLGSMTGEGSTVREDTPEQKTLKLKENLVVNFVFDSSRNESHAYLLKDSNGDGIGDSNPAHEDRFITDQPAEVSPDDLRSLWRAGRSLWLRSSSHRTIYTQLSGELVDFTSTGLDTSSNRAGINDLLQASGEQEANNIINYVRGANIPGYRSRSVVVPGVNQDHASVWKLGDIISSSPQMQSAVPLGSYHLPVPRGYGDTTYGEFIGTESYKDRGMVYVGANDGMLHAFRLGTLAPNVTGDTVARLEGDSLGREEWAFVPKNALPYLKYLGHPNYRHLYYVDGGLTLADVRIGSGAGIDSWRTVLIGGMGLGGASCASGKDCVTLPSATASDKVGYSSYFALDVTDPEAPKLLWEFSDPRLGFATAGSAILRSGDKWFAVLGSGPTGPIDTASQQFLGHSSQPLRFFVLDLATGTPLRTIDTGIAEAFAGSLSGGGIDADKWHPFSPTTNPGNYQDDALYVGYTKRLGTKELWSDGGVGRIATKESSNPADWVWNPLMDGIGPVTSGIARLQDRSKQNLWLFFGGGRYFFKEDDLKAPENRRLALYGVKEPCYPKVEGTSKQDRFDATCLTQPGEKTKVLASALVDQSDGTLEKKVKPEDPGWRIALDGGSGELGDERLLTTATASTSGAVFFSTFKPSYNPCQFGASSLWRVTYNTGLEVPNGLVKGRALVRVATGALQPMDLGGGFTQKDNRRTGGVDGKPGGIKLVTNSGLRPLKKIIHIQER
- a CDS encoding MBG domain-containing protein, which codes for MKPRPLLILLLLLFISLCPGRAQAAVSSLRDGFDIYSSVKISGAGIRSIAVQPWDGKVIIGGSFTLTGGTPETTRVNLARLNTDGTLDPSLNHNPQGSVNAIAIQWNQADAAQSSIVIGGAFQKIATPEGDVDRNAMARIRSGDGTLESFDPLTSPAAVVNALVLPPGSSDIIVGGSFSEVSHTSPCGNIATISLDDGSLKSGFSGGVSGGEVFTIALQNGKLVAGGSFTGYLARFTSTGLPDPGFYAYPNGAVRALAVQVDGRLVIGGEFTGIAIGAAKIFHPREHLARTSDNGTIDDLDPAPDGSVAAVALQPDGKIVIGGEFTKIAKPELAGGVFTPALPAPARNHAARLNMDGSLDPGFDPNADLKVHAALVQLDGKILIAGDFHNAAGRPRTKLARFYPEGGLDDDAIAIGTTIVSLFGTEDLGADILTFYAHQDGSIDIGGLFSNIGDELRARFARLKTDWSLDSSPPGDLNLGNGVLVIAPYLNGDLLVTGQFGDIDGVLQRSVLRLKSDGSLDADFNSRINLLTEGGGRPGLWVTRAVGMMPTGNTLPDQTPEMVHFIAGGSSDPEWDWENEIELIPRFFLAKLNHAGDLDATFAANVYALPLSLIGGQITALMVQGDKILVGTTQGVVLRLNADGTKDDSFTELQLGYGMVNTIQQTAGGKLMIAGTFTSTYTSDDGKSWNRHIIRVDDSGVIDDTFNVETIYETPDGWGIDGSFYAIAVQTDGNMLVSGTFNRIKDGKETTATRWHIARLSPEGVLDPDFDYGFLKGTSDEYNLNMVNAVGKQLDGKLVLAGAFRSLDGDPQKRLLERFSDGWAPQEVVVQPDGKAVRWERRGAGPEFARVTFEHSTNGVTWESLGPVERVPGTANWELTGNGLDLTASGTLTNRFLRARGYITNHRGGAGPMVETIRVFYLTPTAAKQPQTIDPGDITDKTYGDLDFFPGGYATSGLPVTYASSDPAVAVAAGDEIRIVGAGTATITVSQEGDDNYEPAEDVKVSFTVAKAPLRVIADDQYRAYLTPNPALTASHKGFVKGEGTSVLSGSPSLSTGATLDSGVGTYPIVVAVNTLSARNYRFVPVDGSLHVSKSGQSIIFSPIAERTYGDPDFSLGWSSTSGLPLTYASSAPEVAVVVGNQIRIVGAGTTTISAWQVGDGNYDPAAAVSVPFTVARAPLKVIADDQARAYLTPNPALTASYDGFVKGEGTSVLSGSPSLSTAATLDSGIGEYPIAATAGTLSAHNYRFLPVNGTLRIFKSCQEIYFPAIPERTFGDPPFEIVASACSGLALTLVSSNPEVAQVNGQVITITGAGSAVITASQLGTGDLEGAPERSQTLVVHKSGQGVVFSSLAQKVVGDPPFTLAATATSGLPVSYASSDPSVAAVSGNLVTIVGAGTCVITALQSGDNDFEAALPVSQSLMVASEGEPPALSLSTLSGGAVTANPVLNLMGQASDPSGIASLTVNGEDLTAEAASFSSALPLAVGANTVTLSALDGAGNRTTRTLSITLDPLAPELSVPIPPDNSVTDLPTCTLKGSVTPGSTVTLWVNGSSSQLLAVQEGSFTGSAYLVEGVNTIELAAELSGRSSRVKRSVTLAPGGAALAITEPAQDLRTELQSLTIRGSTNLQQPGSVRLEVDGAQFIPEISGGSFEQQVTLAHTGEIRIRARTAGGSGEQVLAQRNLIRFERIPGDLDGNGSIDIQDASLLLRVSLGLIPVDFELLAHGDLAPLVNGRPQPDGVIDVGDILVLLRRIVGLADF
- a CDS encoding hydrogenase small subunit, producing MKDLQQWRDGDSFGDLLKRRGVTRREFLTFCGKMAALIGVGGVFGGSKTAFAQELAGRLEAARRPSVVYLQLQECTGCVESLLRSASTPVEELVLEQISLDYNELLMAPSGEAAEQALASAQTKPHLLLVNGSVPLKDGGVYCTIGGRSARDVLERAAANATAVVAIGACAEYGCVQAASPNPTGAVGVADVIRDRPVVNISGCPPIAETISATLTYFLAYGHTPPLDGLGRPLFAYGQRIHDKCPRRASFDAGQFAERFDDQNARLGHCLYKLGCKGPATFAPCATIEWNDGVSFPIKAGHPCLGCTERHFYDRMTPFYRRLPGITVPGLGVEATANTIGVAAVAASVAAVAVHSAATVIAKHRARRAEPESLPLAVLGDREEPGVKQKEKEKDS